A portion of the bacterium genome contains these proteins:
- a CDS encoding DUF4326 domain-containing protein, which yields MITVVRHPYTLYDAKRKGKVGFYVGRGKSAAAETCTLGNPFRGPNRERAIHYYRYWLEHSLQMDEKVQRVFEQILNTARTHDVVLICHCAPLACHADVIKEMIEEQL from the coding sequence GTGATTACGGTAGTTAGACATCCCTACACCTTGTATGACGCTAAACGCAAAGGCAAGGTCGGCTTCTACGTCGGACGCGGGAAATCTGCGGCTGCGGAAACTTGCACGCTTGGCAACCCGTTTCGTGGCCCGAACCGTGAACGCGCAATTCACTACTACCGCTACTGGCTGGAGCACTCGCTTCAGATGGACGAAAAGGTGCAGCGTGTGTTTGAGCAAATCCTGAACACGGCGCGCACGCATGACGTGGTACTTATTTGCCATTGCGCACCTTTGGCCTGTCATGCAGACGTGATTAAAGAAATGATCGAGGAGCAACTGTGA